From the genome of Vulpes lagopus strain Blue_001 chromosome 2, ASM1834538v1, whole genome shotgun sequence, one region includes:
- the BNIP2 gene encoding BCL2/adenovirus E1B 19 kDa protein-interacting protein 2 isoform X6: protein MNLSGKSFPGRIFSVNSFILETKQLTCRRFPLSPSFDDLPKPKTTEIIRKGSITEYTAAEEKEDGRRWRMFRIGEQDHRVDMKAIEPYKKVISHGGYYGDGLNAIVVFAVCFMPESGQPNYRYLMDNLFKYVIGTLELLVAENYMIVYLNGATTRRKMPSLGWLRKCYQQIDRRLRKNLKSLIIVHPSWFIRTLLAVTRPFISSKFSQKIRYVFNLAELAELVPMEYVGIPECIKQYEEEKLKKKQKRVDQELNGKQDEPKSEQ, encoded by the exons TCATTTCCTGGAAGGATATTTTCCGTTAACAGCTTTATCTTGGAAACAAAACAACTAACATGCCGTAGGTTCCCCCTTTCCCCATCTTTTG atGATCTTCCAAAACCCAAAACTACTGAAATTATTAGGAAAGGCTCAATTACTGAATACACAGcagcagaggaaaaagaagatggacGACGCTGGCGTATGTTCAGAATTGGAGAACAGGACCACAGGGTTGATATGAAGGCAATTGAACCCTATAAAAAAGTTATCAGCCATGGAG gataTTATGGGGATGGATTAAATGCCATTGTTGTGTTTGCTGTCTGTTTTATGCCTGAAAGTGGTCAACCTAACTATAGATACCTGATGGACAATCTCTTTAA GTATGTTATTGGCACTTTGGAGCTGTTAGTAGCAGAAAACTACATGATAGTTTATTTAAACGGTGCTACAACTCGAAGAAAAATGCCCAGCCTGGGATGGCTGAGGAAGTGCTATCAGCAAATTGATAGAAG GTTACGGAAAAACCTAAAATCACTAATCATTGTACATCCCTCATGGTTTATCAGAACACTTCTAGCTGTTACAAGACCCTTTATTAG cTCAAAATTCAGCCAAAAAATTAGATACGTCTTTAATTTGGCAGAACTAGCGGAACTTGTCCCCATGGAATATGTTGGCATACCAGAATGCATAAAAca GTATgaagaagaaaagttaaaaaagaaacaaaaaag AGTTGATCAAGAGCTTAATGGAAAACAAGATGAACCGAAAAGTGAACAGTAA